A single region of the Erythrobacter sp. genome encodes:
- a CDS encoding HAD-IC family P-type ATPase, with protein MKPDRSKEWHAIEFDEAVEALESHPGGLSEERARERLAQHGPNRLPEPKPVHPVLRFLAHFNSPLIHFLLVAAAAAFLLDHAVDAVVILLVVLVNAAVGYVQEGRAEEALAGMRSLISPRAVVLRGGEKRVVDAATLVPGDIAVIEAGDRIAADVRIRRARGFAVEEAALTGESVAAEKRPDPVPPEAALGDRSSMAYSGTLAIRGQATGLVVATGADTEIGRISGMLQEVPALVTPLLRQIDSFARLFTLVILALGAALLAFAVMVRGFEWGDALIAVVAVSVGAVPEGLPAVITITLAIGVQRMAARKAVIRKLPAVESLGATSVICSDKTGTLSRNEMNAVRLVTAKGEFSVSGKGYAPEGTIAPRASGQADQPLPEDLIRCGALCNDARLVRDATVGDEGGPWSVAGDPMEGALLALAGKAGLDRDCLEAEWPRLDEIPFDAEHRYMATLHEGPNGQAVAMIKGAPEAVLDLCDTASHEVDWAGHVERAAGEGERLLAFAMLGFEEPRGCLAHEDLEGATMLGLIGFIDPPREEAKRAIAECRSAGIAVKMITGDHAATALAIARQLDLADCPEAMTGADVEAIDDCELARRVERVSVFARASPEQKLRIVRALQSHDHIVAMTGDGVNDAPALKQADVGTAMGVTGTEAAREASEMVLLDDNFASIVAAVREGRTVYDNIRKVIAWTLPTNGGEAIVIVLAILAGFALPMTATQILWINLVTAVTLGLVLAFEPPEPGIMERPPRKRDAPLLTRLLLWRVAFVSFLFAGVALLIFFGSQSLGVSIEKARTLTVNMLVVSEIAYLFNVRFLHMRSLTLRGALGTRPVLIALAVVVLAQLAFTYLPVLQRVFETEALSLEEGAVIVAIGFGLLLLLEFEKLVTRRFAL; from the coding sequence GTGAAGCCGGACAGGTCGAAGGAATGGCACGCGATCGAATTCGATGAGGCTGTCGAGGCGCTTGAATCGCACCCCGGAGGGCTGAGCGAGGAGCGCGCGCGCGAACGGCTTGCCCAACATGGCCCCAACCGCCTTCCCGAACCGAAACCTGTGCATCCGGTCTTGCGCTTCCTCGCGCATTTCAACAGCCCCCTGATCCATTTCCTCCTCGTTGCGGCGGCAGCGGCTTTCCTGCTCGATCACGCGGTCGACGCGGTCGTGATCCTGCTGGTGGTGCTGGTCAACGCGGCGGTCGGATATGTCCAGGAGGGCAGGGCCGAAGAGGCCCTGGCAGGGATGCGCAGCCTGATTTCGCCGCGCGCTGTCGTGCTGCGTGGCGGCGAGAAGCGCGTCGTCGATGCCGCAACCCTTGTTCCGGGCGACATTGCGGTGATCGAAGCGGGCGATCGGATTGCCGCCGACGTGCGCATCCGGCGCGCGCGCGGGTTCGCGGTCGAGGAAGCGGCTCTCACCGGCGAGTCCGTCGCAGCCGAGAAGCGGCCCGATCCGGTTCCCCCCGAAGCTGCGCTGGGGGACCGCTCTTCGATGGCCTATTCCGGCACGCTGGCGATCAGGGGGCAGGCGACCGGGCTGGTCGTCGCGACCGGCGCCGATACCGAGATCGGCCGGATCAGCGGGATGCTCCAGGAGGTGCCTGCGCTCGTGACCCCGCTGCTGCGGCAGATCGATTCCTTCGCCCGATTGTTTACGCTTGTCATCCTCGCGCTCGGCGCAGCACTGCTCGCTTTCGCGGTTATGGTGCGCGGCTTCGAATGGGGCGATGCTCTCATCGCGGTCGTGGCGGTGTCCGTCGGCGCGGTTCCGGAGGGTCTGCCCGCCGTCATCACCATTACGCTCGCAATCGGAGTGCAGCGCATGGCGGCGCGAAAAGCGGTGATCCGCAAGCTTCCGGCTGTCGAATCGCTCGGAGCGACCAGCGTGATCTGCAGCGACAAGACCGGGACTCTCTCCCGTAACGAGATGAATGCGGTTCGCCTGGTGACTGCCAAGGGGGAATTCTCGGTCAGCGGGAAGGGGTACGCGCCCGAAGGAACGATCGCCCCTCGCGCCTCGGGGCAGGCTGATCAGCCGCTGCCCGAAGACCTGATCCGCTGCGGCGCGCTTTGCAACGATGCGCGCCTTGTCAGAGACGCAACTGTCGGCGACGAAGGCGGGCCATGGAGCGTTGCGGGCGACCCGATGGAAGGGGCGCTTCTGGCGCTCGCCGGGAAGGCGGGTTTGGATCGGGACTGCCTCGAGGCCGAATGGCCGCGGCTCGATGAAATCCCCTTCGATGCCGAACATCGCTACATGGCGACGCTGCACGAAGGGCCGAACGGCCAGGCGGTGGCAATGATCAAGGGCGCGCCGGAAGCGGTGCTCGACCTGTGCGATACGGCCTCGCACGAGGTCGACTGGGCCGGTCATGTCGAACGCGCGGCGGGTGAGGGCGAACGGCTGCTCGCCTTCGCCATGCTTGGCTTCGAAGAGCCGCGCGGTTGTCTTGCTCACGAAGACCTCGAAGGCGCCACCATGCTCGGTCTTATCGGTTTCATCGATCCCCCGCGCGAGGAGGCGAAGCGCGCGATCGCCGAATGTCGCTCCGCCGGCATCGCGGTGAAAATGATCACCGGCGATCACGCCGCGACCGCGCTCGCCATCGCCCGGCAGCTCGACCTCGCCGACTGTCCGGAGGCCATGACCGGCGCCGATGTCGAGGCGATCGACGATTGCGAACTGGCCCGGCGCGTGGAGCGGGTGTCTGTCTTCGCCCGGGCCAGCCCGGAACAGAAACTGCGCATCGTGCGCGCGCTGCAGTCGCACGATCACATCGTCGCAATGACCGGCGACGGGGTGAACGATGCGCCCGCATTGAAGCAGGCCGATGTCGGCACCGCGATGGGCGTCACCGGGACCGAGGCGGCACGCGAAGCGTCCGAGATGGTCCTGCTTGACGATAATTTCGCCTCGATCGTCGCGGCCGTGCGCGAGGGCCGCACGGTCTATGACAATATCCGCAAGGTGATCGCCTGGACCCTGCCCACGAACGGCGGCGAGGCAATCGTTATCGTGCTCGCGATCCTTGCCGGGTTCGCCCTGCCGATGACGGCGACGCAGATCCTCTGGATCAACCTCGTCACGGCCGTGACGCTCGGGCTTGTCCTCGCCTTCGAGCCTCCTGAACCCGGCATCATGGAGCGACCCCCGCGAAAGCGCGACGCGCCGCTGCTGACGCGCCTCCTATTGTGGCGGGTAGCCTTCGTCTCCTTCCTTTTCGCCGGGGTCGCGCTGTTGATCTTTTTCGGTTCGCAATCGCTCGGCGTCAGCATCGAGAAGGCCCGGACCCTGACGGTCAATATGCTGGTGGTCTCCGAGATCGCCTATCTTTTCAACGTCCGCTTCCTGCATATGCGCTCGCTTACACTCAGAGGCGCGCTCGGCACGCGGCCGGTGCTGATCGCACTCGCGGTGGTGGTTCTTGCCCAGCTGGCTTTCACCTATCTCCCGGTCTTGCAGCGCGTGTTCGAAACCGAAGCGCTTTCGTTAGAGGAGGGCGCGGTCATCGTCGCCATCGGCTTCGGCCTGCTGCTTCTGCTCGAATTCGAGAAACTGGTCACGCGCAGGTTCGCCCTGTGA
- a CDS encoding L-lactate permease — protein sequence MRNFLALLPLVAFVLWLVGFRRSAAMAGIWSAALCAALAVGAFDYPVDASSVLGPLAEALFACATIVWIIFPALGIYEFQKDTGATQTIGRWLAGVSGKPQVQALLIAWFFGLFLESAAGFGAAIGNIITPHNIVAGAATVGAVGRKGEVLRQTLPVCAIYAAVGGLLLFALGHLL from the coding sequence GTGAGAAATTTCCTTGCGCTGTTGCCGCTTGTCGCATTCGTCCTTTGGCTGGTCGGATTTCGAAGGTCGGCAGCGATGGCCGGGATCTGGAGCGCCGCCCTGTGCGCGGCCCTGGCGGTCGGCGCTTTCGATTATCCCGTCGACGCATCAAGCGTGCTCGGCCCGCTTGCGGAAGCCCTGTTCGCCTGCGCGACCATTGTCTGGATCATATTCCCGGCGCTGGGCATATACGAATTCCAGAAGGATACCGGCGCGACGCAGACGATCGGGCGCTGGCTAGCGGGAGTTTCGGGCAAGCCACAGGTTCAGGCCCTGCTCATCGCCTGGTTCTTCGGCCTGTTTCTTGAAAGCGCCGCCGGTTTCGGCGCGGCGATCGGGAACATCATCACGCCGCATAACATCGTCGCCGGCGCTGCCACGGTCGGCGCGGTCGGTCGCAAGGGCGAAGTGCTGAGGCAAACCCTGCCGGTATGCGCGATCTATGCGGCGGTCGGAGGGTTGCTCCTGTTCGCCTTGGGGCATTTGCTATGA
- a CDS encoding integrase arm-type DNA-binding domain-containing protein — protein MPQISLNDTEVDRLKFGPLKWYSHKGDRYPGLRMAVTKTAKTWYLSKRDPRTGKTRSIKLGRFPAMTRDMAWREAKVKASRIDNGTDEQEALPTFLEQLERYIAFRSADRKSGRAPLKPKTAKEYRGCIDNHFAKWADKPLDKISVPEVEQHMDELQARKPYAAQQLHVLVGAVFRHDRHVKLDPPRLKEQTKMQRRKLDRSIPWADRLAEIDAIDNLVIRTCWLIRWHTGSRENVLRALTWRDVDLGQGTMTFPRLKKDESPRTIAMSAATKALFERLKGLHKTWVFPSVRKNVHIDQLDRLKLTCPGDLRHLWHDAAMIAGTPPYMMRWLNGQNLKAGEVDMLGHYGQVDDLDSQREAANAVSTVILKRCKIPVADAVAVA, from the coding sequence ATGCCGCAGATTTCGCTCAACGATACCGAGGTCGACCGACTTAAGTTTGGGCCACTGAAATGGTACTCGCACAAAGGCGACCGTTACCCCGGTTTGCGCATGGCTGTCACCAAGACGGCGAAAACGTGGTACCTGTCCAAGCGCGACCCTCGCACAGGCAAGACGCGCTCGATCAAGCTAGGCCGCTTCCCAGCGATGACGCGCGACATGGCTTGGCGAGAGGCCAAGGTCAAAGCGTCGCGCATCGACAACGGTACAGACGAGCAAGAAGCGCTGCCGACCTTCCTAGAGCAGCTTGAACGCTACATCGCCTTCCGCTCGGCTGATCGAAAGTCCGGCAGGGCGCCACTCAAGCCGAAGACGGCGAAGGAGTATCGCGGCTGCATCGACAACCATTTCGCGAAATGGGCGGATAAACCTCTCGACAAAATTTCTGTGCCGGAGGTTGAGCAGCACATGGACGAATTGCAGGCGAGGAAGCCTTACGCTGCCCAACAGCTTCATGTTCTAGTCGGCGCTGTTTTCCGACATGATCGGCACGTGAAGCTCGACCCGCCACGCCTCAAGGAACAGACGAAGATGCAGCGTCGCAAATTGGATCGTTCGATCCCGTGGGCGGACAGGCTGGCAGAGATCGATGCCATCGACAACTTGGTCATCCGAACCTGCTGGCTTATCCGCTGGCACACCGGGAGCCGCGAAAATGTGCTTCGCGCGCTCACTTGGCGCGATGTCGATCTCGGCCAAGGAACAATGACGTTTCCTCGGCTCAAGAAGGACGAGAGCCCTCGCACAATCGCGATGAGCGCCGCGACCAAGGCGCTATTTGAGCGCCTGAAGGGTCTCCACAAGACTTGGGTTTTCCCCTCTGTTCGAAAGAACGTTCACATCGATCAGCTCGACCGCCTTAAGCTTACTTGCCCTGGCGACCTTCGCCATCTTTGGCACGACGCGGCAATGATAGCGGGAACACCGCCCTACATGATGCGCTGGCTCAATGGTCAAAACCTCAAGGCTGGCGAGGTTGATATGCTTGGTCACTACGGTCAGGTCGACGATCTCGACAGTCAGCGGGAAGCGGCGAACGCAGTATCCACAGTCATCCTGAAAAGGTGCAAGATTCCAGTTGCGGACGCCGTAGCAGTTGCTTAG
- a CDS encoding 2-hydroxyacid dehydrogenase — protein sequence MKTAVFSSKRYDREFLERVNEATGAGHTLAFFDTRLNPDTASLACGHDAVCCFVNDRLDRAVLERLAGEGIRLAALRSAGFNHVDLAAARDLGITIARVPAYSPESVAEHTAALILALNRKIHRAYLRVREGNFALDGLLGFNLSGKTVGVIGTGKIGICAARIMRGFGCAILACDPQPSEELDEIGGCYVDLPDLLEQADIVTLHCPLTPETHHLIDAEAIDRMKPDAMLINTSRGAVVDTKALIEGLKGRSLGSVGLDVYEEEGDLFFENLSDTMIQDDVFARLLTFPNVLVTGHQAFFTREAMEAIATTTIRNISSFEETGAALHEVSVEKLA from the coding sequence TTGAAAACGGCAGTTTTCAGTTCCAAACGATATGATCGCGAGTTCCTCGAACGTGTCAACGAGGCGACTGGCGCGGGGCATACGCTGGCTTTCTTCGATACTCGGCTCAATCCCGACACAGCGAGCCTTGCCTGTGGACATGACGCTGTCTGCTGTTTCGTGAATGACAGACTCGACCGGGCCGTGCTCGAAAGACTTGCAGGTGAAGGCATTCGCCTGGCTGCCCTCCGCAGCGCTGGTTTCAATCACGTGGATCTCGCCGCGGCGCGCGATCTCGGCATTACGATCGCGCGCGTCCCCGCCTATTCCCCCGAGTCCGTCGCCGAGCACACCGCCGCGCTGATCCTTGCGCTCAACCGGAAGATCCACAGAGCCTATCTTCGGGTGCGCGAGGGGAATTTCGCGCTCGACGGCCTGCTCGGGTTCAACCTTTCGGGCAAGACCGTGGGGGTTATCGGCACAGGAAAGATCGGCATCTGCGCGGCCCGCATCATGCGGGGGTTCGGCTGCGCCATTCTCGCCTGCGATCCGCAGCCCAGCGAGGAGCTAGACGAAATCGGTGGTTGTTATGTGGACCTGCCGGACCTGCTCGAACAGGCCGACATCGTGACACTTCATTGTCCCCTGACCCCTGAAACGCACCATCTGATCGATGCAGAGGCCATCGACCGGATGAAGCCGGATGCCATGCTGATCAACACGAGCAGGGGAGCCGTCGTCGACACGAAAGCGCTGATCGAAGGTCTGAAGGGCCGCAGTCTCGGTTCGGTCGGCCTCGATGTCTACGAGGAAGAGGGCGACCTGTTCTTCGAGAACCTGTCCGACACGATGATACAGGACGATGTTTTCGCGCGCCTGCTCACTTTCCCGAACGTCCTCGTCACCGGCCACCAGGCATTCTTCACGCGCGAAGCAATGGAAGCGATCGCAACGACCACGATACGCAACATCTCCAGCTTCGAGGAGACGGGAGCGGCGCTGCACGAGGTGTCGGTCGAGAAACTGGCTTGA
- a CDS encoding glycosyl hydrolase family 65 protein, translating into MLRARRDPPRDVFPPDPWGLAAVHFDTDWLLGYVGQAETMFALSNGYLGIRGTMEEGHPVEEPGTYLNGFYESRPITYGESAYGFPDSGQSILVCPDGVSIELVVDDEPFDLVRAEVLDFSRRLDFAKGVLTREVAWRTARGRKLTLRTTRLVSLAMKHVAAISWELVAEDDADIIVTSRLVERPPLPSEARDPRIAEPPGESVLEPTGARAEGARAMLGYVTRRSRLALGCGMDHVIDTSSPHDLSATASDEEAAVTIRLSAQSGVPMRFTKFLAYHHGHEGAQDMLEAVGGSLDEAIVRGFDNLLCRQTEIMGEFWDRADVEIEGDPATQQVIRWNIFQLLQSAARVHGHGIGARGLTGRSYEGHYFWDTEIYVLPFLTYTAPDIARALLKFRYDMLPQARLRAAELGHRGATFPWRTINGHEASAYYAAGTAQYHINADIAYALDKYVAITGDTEFMARYGAEILIETARFWLDLGFFSSRRDGRFCINGVTGPDEYNALVDNNYFTNLMAQHNLRLAARTLATLDPEAKAQVAAATNLGPAEPDGWLEAAERMYLPQDERLGVHPQDDSFLDKEVWDFARTPEENYPLLLHYHPLNLYRAQVVKQADTLLAMFLMNGHFSAAEKKRNFDYYDPITTHDSSLSVCIQSIIASEIGYADKAIDYFDFAATMDLSDIGGNVRHGAHVASIGGTWMALVYGFAGLRDGDGTIAFSPRLPDRWSRLCFALTIRGRRLRIAIDRARTVYRLERGDPIEIVHEGEALRLSPEEPEMTRSNRKCPPPPRPGPGAVDPAMPEGEG; encoded by the coding sequence ATGCTTCGCGCGCGCCGCGATCCGCCCCGCGACGTCTTTCCCCCCGACCCATGGGGATTGGCGGCGGTGCATTTCGATACCGATTGGCTGCTCGGCTATGTCGGGCAGGCGGAGACCATGTTCGCGTTGTCGAACGGCTATCTCGGAATCCGCGGCACGATGGAGGAGGGGCATCCGGTCGAAGAGCCGGGAACCTATCTCAACGGCTTCTATGAAAGTCGCCCGATCACCTACGGCGAAAGCGCTTATGGTTTTCCCGACAGCGGTCAGAGCATACTCGTCTGCCCCGACGGGGTTTCGATCGAGCTGGTGGTCGACGATGAACCCTTCGATCTCGTCCGCGCCGAAGTGCTCGATTTCTCGCGCCGGCTGGATTTCGCGAAAGGCGTGCTCACGCGAGAGGTCGCCTGGAGAACCGCGCGGGGCCGGAAGCTGACCTTGAGGACGACGCGGCTCGTCTCGCTCGCGATGAAGCACGTTGCGGCTATCTCCTGGGAACTTGTTGCCGAAGACGATGCGGACATCATCGTCACGTCGCGGCTGGTCGAACGGCCTCCCTTGCCGAGCGAGGCTCGCGACCCGCGGATCGCCGAACCGCCGGGCGAAAGCGTTCTGGAGCCGACCGGGGCGCGAGCCGAAGGTGCGCGCGCGATGCTCGGCTATGTCACCCGCCGCTCACGCCTCGCGCTCGGCTGCGGAATGGACCACGTGATCGATACATCATCCCCGCATGATCTTTCCGCGACGGCAAGCGACGAGGAAGCCGCCGTCACCATTCGCCTAAGCGCGCAATCCGGTGTGCCCATGAGGTTTACGAAGTTCCTGGCCTATCACCATGGGCATGAAGGGGCACAGGATATGCTCGAAGCGGTCGGCGGGAGCCTCGATGAGGCGATCGTCCGCGGCTTCGATAACCTGCTTTGCCGCCAGACGGAAATCATGGGCGAATTCTGGGACCGCGCCGATGTCGAAATCGAGGGCGATCCGGCAACCCAGCAGGTGATCCGCTGGAATATCTTCCAGCTGCTTCAGTCGGCGGCCCGGGTGCATGGCCACGGCATCGGCGCGAGAGGGCTCACCGGGCGCAGCTACGAAGGGCATTATTTCTGGGACACCGAAATCTATGTCCTGCCGTTTCTCACCTACACCGCCCCGGACATCGCGCGGGCCTTGCTCAAGTTTCGTTACGATATGCTGCCGCAGGCACGTCTGCGGGCTGCCGAACTCGGCCATCGCGGCGCGACTTTTCCCTGGCGCACGATCAACGGTCACGAAGCATCTGCCTACTACGCGGCCGGCACCGCGCAGTATCACATCAACGCCGATATAGCGTACGCGCTGGACAAATATGTGGCGATCACCGGCGATACGGAGTTCATGGCGCGATACGGCGCCGAAATCCTGATCGAGACCGCCCGCTTCTGGCTCGATCTCGGCTTCTTCTCGTCCCGCCGCGATGGCAGGTTCTGCATCAACGGCGTCACCGGACCGGACGAATACAACGCGCTCGTCGACAACAATTACTTCACCAACCTCATGGCGCAGCACAACCTCAGGCTTGCGGCCCGGACCCTGGCTACGCTCGATCCCGAGGCGAAAGCGCAAGTGGCCGCTGCGACGAACCTTGGTCCCGCAGAACCGGATGGCTGGCTCGAGGCGGCCGAGCGTATGTACCTGCCGCAAGACGAGCGGCTCGGCGTGCACCCGCAGGACGACAGCTTTCTCGACAAGGAGGTATGGGATTTCGCCAGGACGCCCGAGGAGAACTATCCCCTCCTGCTGCATTATCACCCGCTGAACCTGTATCGGGCGCAGGTCGTCAAGCAGGCCGATACCCTGCTCGCCATGTTCCTGATGAACGGCCATTTCAGCGCTGCAGAGAAAAAACGCAACTTCGACTACTACGACCCGATCACGACGCATGACAGCTCGCTGTCGGTGTGCATCCAGTCGATCATCGCAAGCGAGATCGGCTACGCTGACAAGGCCATCGACTATTTCGATTTCGCCGCGACGATGGACCTGTCCGACATCGGCGGCAATGTAAGGCACGGCGCGCACGTCGCCTCGATCGGCGGGACCTGGATGGCCCTGGTTTACGGCTTTGCCGGACTGCGCGACGGGGACGGCACGATCGCCTTCAGCCCGCGCCTGCCCGACAGGTGGAGCCGATTGTGTTTTGCGCTGACCATTCGCGGCCGACGCCTGCGGATCGCGATAGATCGGGCGCGCACGGTTTATCGGCTCGAACGCGGTGATCCGATCGAGATCGTGCACGAGGGGGAGGCATTGCGCCTCTCGCCGGAAGAACCCGAGATGACCCGCTCCAACCGGAAGTGCCCGCCGCCGCCCCGGCCCGGGCCGGGAGCGGTCGATCCGGCGATGCCCGAAGGCGAGGGCTGA
- a CDS encoding helix-turn-helix domain-containing protein — protein MTIEDLISEVRVSLEAERYPPIMTTRQVADLLGLSSEWLFQARKTRIGPPFIQLSRQTVRYERDDVLAWARKHRVETKEGAAA, from the coding sequence ATGACGATTGAAGATCTTATTTCCGAAGTGCGCGTGTCGCTTGAAGCAGAACGTTACCCGCCTATCATGACGACGAGGCAGGTCGCGGACCTGCTCGGGTTGTCATCCGAATGGTTGTTCCAAGCGCGGAAAACGCGCATCGGGCCGCCATTCATCCAGCTTTCCCGGCAGACTGTTCGCTACGAACGAGACGACGTTCTAGCTTGGGCTCGCAAGCATCGTGTTGAAACGAAGGAGGGCGCAGCGGCCTGA
- a CDS encoding HAD family phosphatase — MHLSPARLDAAIFDLDGVLTDTASLHEAAWKETFDAFLRTWDDRQPPFGPDDYQLYVDGRRREEGVRTFLASRGIKLPEGAQDDPPGAETVMGLSRRKNEAVQERLRTASRALPGAERLLRDLRTSGIAIAVASSSANARQVLEATGLAHHVQARVDGIDASRLDLPGKPHPALFEEALRRLGVKAERAVIFEDAIAGVEAGRRAGFARVIGVGPNARADALREAGADEVVGDLSGVTVG; from the coding sequence GTGCATTTGTCGCCCGCCCGGCTCGACGCGGCGATCTTCGATCTCGACGGCGTCCTCACCGACACCGCCAGCCTGCACGAAGCGGCGTGGAAGGAAACCTTCGATGCCTTCCTCCGGACATGGGACGACAGGCAACCGCCGTTCGGCCCGGACGACTACCAGCTCTACGTCGATGGCAGGCGCCGCGAGGAAGGCGTGCGCACCTTCCTCGCGTCGCGCGGTATCAAGTTGCCCGAAGGCGCGCAGGACGATCCGCCCGGGGCCGAAACCGTGATGGGGCTGTCGCGGCGAAAGAACGAAGCGGTGCAGGAACGGCTTCGCACGGCTTCCAGAGCGCTGCCCGGAGCCGAGCGCCTGCTGCGCGACCTGCGCACTTCCGGGATCGCGATCGCGGTCGCTTCCTCCAGCGCCAATGCCCGCCAGGTGCTCGAGGCGACCGGACTCGCCCACCATGTCCAGGCAAGGGTCGATGGCATCGATGCGTCGCGGCTCGACTTGCCGGGCAAGCCGCACCCGGCCCTGTTCGAAGAGGCGCTGCGGCGGCTTGGCGTAAAGGCGGAGCGTGCGGTCATCTTCGAGGACGCAATTGCCGGGGTCGAGGCAGGGCGCAGAGCCGGATTCGCTCGCGTGATCGGCGTGGGCCCGAACGCAAGGGCCGACGCCCTGCGCGAAGCGGGAGCGGACGAAGTTGTCGGCGACCTTTCCGGTGTGACGGTAGGGTAA